A genomic window from Gossypium hirsutum isolate 1008001.06 chromosome D10, Gossypium_hirsutum_v2.1, whole genome shotgun sequence includes:
- the LOC121222044 gene encoding uncharacterized protein, with protein sequence MRREIVETSVVGRTRLAIEKESNLFDKVLKSVEEGLKRLENLLQELHVSSSSAGKEQLQAACSDLERIRKLKKEAEFLEASFRAKEAFLRQDRERVRTNNRQKQKFTHTVGSKSFARVAEAEELLSGQKVGHLQLFDITHRKKDGSLMTSEATEIMEKLKDKKAEYKAITLSDSSVHLDNIDNWIIIEVLGPERYGRVRFQGSFVNPTQYFGSSSQQYMPSGSQAQAEVQRLRDQMT encoded by the exons ATGCG AAGGGAAATCGTTGAGACTAGTGTTGTTGGTAGAACTAGATTAGCAATTGAGAAAGAATCAAATTTGTTTGATAAG GTATTAAAGAGTGTTGAAGAAGGTCTGAAAAGGCTAGAAAACTTGCTTCAAGAGTTGCATGTTTCAAGTTCATCGGCTGGGAAAGAGCAATTACAAGCTGCTTGTTCTGACTTGGAGAGAATAAGGAAGCTAAAGAAAGAAGCTGAATTTTTGGAGGCATCTTTCAGAGCAAAAGAAGCTTTCCTTCGACAG gatcgtgaacgagttagAACAAACAACAGGCAAAAAcagaaattcactcacacagtTGGGTCAAAAAGTTTTGCTcgtgtagctgaggccgag gaactgttgtctggtcaaaaagttggacaccttcagctttttgacattacacataggaagaaagatggatctcttaTGACTTCTGAAGCTAcagaaattatg gagaaactaaaggataaaaaggcggagtataAAGCGATTACTttgagtgatagttctgttcatcttgacaACATTGATAACTGGATTATcattgaagttttgggtcctgaaaggtatggtcgggttcgatttcaaggatcttttgttaacccaacccaatattttggatccagctcacaacaatacatgccttcggggagtcaggctcaagctgaagttcagaggttaagagaccagatgacATAG
- the LOC107914553 gene encoding U-box domain-containing protein 16: MAVSPRVFPPRKRWPSTGSSISPKFADLNLVKSLLSLSQEISALKPIQCLLIQKSLSTINKSKLLAIVFEELLRNPVSTSFSPSILLCFEEMYIVFQRIKTLMEDCCSGSKMWLLMRIQPLANSFHELTLELSTLLDIFPVNELDLSQDVEELFVLVRKHCFQSKPSVDPRDDSLRRDVLALLHQIKKEIVPHHLKLKQILDNLGLRDQSSCREEIECLQDEIQNQIDEKSKLDIASLIGLLRYAKCVLFGSSTTQLEPDHSRRNSLSEIAVPADFRCPISLELMRDPVVVASGQTYDRESINQWIESGHNTCPKTGQTLAHTNLIPNRALRNLIAMWCRQQRVPFETVGSNEKVSGVKATKAAFEATKMTVYFLVNKLSVSPSMEAANAVTYELRALAKTDSDSRACIAEAGAIPILVRCLGSGVGSEHPNLQVNALTTILNLSILEANKTRIMETDGALNGVIDVLRFGATWEAKGNAAATIFSLSGVHTYRKRLGRKTRVIKGLMDLAKDGPTNSKRDALVTILNLAGDRETVGRLVEGGVIETVIGVINVLPEEAVTILEAVVKRGGLVAIAEAYNSIKKLGVILREGSDTARESAAASLVTICRKGGLEVVAELAAVPSIERIIWEVMGTGTMRARRKAAVLLRILRRWSAGLDTNDVVDSSVMSVGALTTMLPA, from the coding sequence ATGGCCGTTTCTCCTCGGGTTTTCCCGCCAAGAAAGCGCTGGCCGTCGACGGGCTCCTCCATATCTCCGAAATTTGCAGACTTGAACCTGGTAAAATCTCTTCTTTCTTTGTCTCAAGAAATCTCCGCCCTCAAACCTATTCAATGTCTCCTAATACAAAAGTCCCTTTCCACCATAAACAAGTCGAAGCTTCTCGCTATCGTATTCGAGGAGCTTCTTCGCAACCCAGTTTCCACCTCCTTCTCTCCTTCGATCCTCCTCTGCTTCGAAGAAATGTACATAGTTTTCCAGAGAATAAAGACTTTAATGGAAGATTGTTGCAGCGGAAGCAAGATGTGGCTGCTCATGCGAATCCAACCATTGGCCAACAGTTTCCACGAGCTCACCCTCGAATTGTCCACTCTCCTCGATATCTTCCCCGTCAATGAATTGGATTTGAGTCAAGACGTGGAGGAGCTCTTCGTTTTGGTAAGAAAACACTGCTTCCAATCTAAACCATCGGTAGATCCCAGAGACGATTCTCTCAGGCGAGATGTTCTAGCTTTGCTTCATCAGATTAAGAAAGAGATCGTCCCTCATCACTTAAAGCTTAAACAGATTCTGGATAATTTAGGGTTACGCGACCAATCAAGTTGTAGAGAAGAAATCGAGTGTCTCCAAGATGAAATCCAGAACCAAATCGATGAAAAGTCCAAATTAGATATTGCTTCTTTGATTGGTCTCCTTCGTTATGCTAAATGTGTTCTATTTGGATCTTCAACGACGCAACTGGAACCAGACCATAGCCGGCGGAATTCATTGTCGGAGATTGCTGTTCCGGCGGACTTTCGGTGCCCGATAAGCTTAGAGTTAATGCGGGACCCAGTTGTCGTGGCCTCTGGACAGACGTACGATCGCGAATCGATTAATCAGTGGATTGAATCTGGACACAACACGTGTCCAAAGACTGGTCAGACCCTGGCCCACACCAATCTCATCCCTAACCGCGCTTTGAGGAATCTTATAGCCATGTGGTGCCGCCAACAGAGAGTCCCGTTTGAAACCGTGGGAAGTAACGAGAAAGTTAGCGGCGTAAAAGCCACCAAAGCCGCCTTTGAAGCTACGAAAATGACGGTGTACTTTTTGGTCAACAAACTTTCGGTTTCTCCATCCATGGAGGCAGCTAATGCCGTCACTTATGAGCTTCGAGCCCTGGCTAAAACTGACTCCGACAGCCGAGCCTGCATCGCTGAAGCTGGCGCAATTCCGATCCTTGTCAGATGTTTAGGTTCGGGTGTAGGCTCCGAACACCCAAACCTTCAAGTCAATGCCCTTACAACGATTCTTAACCTTTCCATCCTAGAAGCAAACAAAACGAGGATAATGGAAACCGACGGAGCTTTAAACGGTGTTATCGATGTATTACGTTTTGGTGCCACATGGGAAGCCAAAGGAAATGCGGCGGCTACAATATTCAGCTTATCCGGTGTTCACACCTACAGGAAAAGGCTGGGGAGGAAGACACGTGTCATAAAAGGATTGATGGATTTGGCAAAAGACGGGCCCACTAATTCTAAAAGGGATGCACTCGTGACTATTTTGAATTTGGCGGGAGATAGGGAGACCGTTGGGAGGCTAGTGGAAGGAGGAGTTATAGAGACGGTGATCGGAGTCATTAACGTGCTACCAGAAGAGGCCGTGACGATACTCGAGGCGGTGGTGAAGAGAGGCGGACTGGTGGCGATTGCAGAGGCTTACAATTCAATTAAGAAACTGGGTGTTATTTTGAGGGAAGGATCGGATACTGCGAGAGAAAGCGCAGCAGCTAGTTTAGTCACTATATGTAGAAAAGGGGGATTGGAGGTTGTGGCGGAGCTGGCAGCGGTTCCATCGATCGAAAGGATTATATGGGAAGTGATGGGGACGGGAACAATGAGAGCTCGACGGAAGGCTGCGGTGCTGTTGAGGATTCTTCGGAGATGGAGTGCTGGGTTGGATACGAATGATGTTGTGGATAGTTCAGTCATGAGCGTGGGTGCATTAACAACAATGTTGCCAGCATAA